One Nostoc punctiforme PCC 73102 DNA window includes the following coding sequences:
- a CDS encoding AI-2E family transporter — translation MRFGQLIGFLALVISLYILWQIRQILLVVFAAVVLATALNQLVSFFQRFRIKRGIAVVISIILLLTVLVGFFALIVPRLVDQLQQFGNIMPMALERLRSWNNWLQNVIPDQLLENIRGLRYLTQGLQDWLNRLINNFFSLVSSSLSIILGLLLFIALTIMLLANPLPYRHGFILLFPAFYRQRVDDILNKCATSLTGWIKGTLLTMLVIASFSYVGLLILGVPLPLVNAILAGLLEFIPNVGPTLSVIPPALLALSEEPWKIAAVVALYFGIQQVESLIIVPLVMKSQASLLPAVTLVAVVFFGSFFGFLGVFLAVPLVIVFQTWIKEVLVEDVLNNWQENKKDNHEEKVLAVVDGKSESSVENS, via the coding sequence ATGCGATTCGGACAATTAATAGGGTTTCTCGCTCTTGTTATATCTCTTTACATTTTGTGGCAAATTCGACAAATACTTTTGGTGGTATTTGCAGCAGTAGTTTTAGCCACAGCCTTAAATCAACTAGTAAGCTTTTTTCAAAGATTTCGTATCAAGCGCGGAATTGCAGTTGTCATCTCAATTATTCTTTTATTGACTGTTTTGGTCGGTTTTTTTGCGCTAATCGTACCCCGTCTTGTTGACCAATTGCAACAATTTGGTAATATTATGCCTATGGCATTAGAACGGTTGCGATCATGGAACAACTGGTTACAGAATGTAATTCCTGACCAACTGTTAGAAAATATTCGGGGACTTAGATATCTGACTCAAGGTTTACAAGATTGGTTAAATCGGCTAATAAACAACTTTTTTAGCTTGGTCAGTAGCTCACTTTCTATTATTTTAGGTTTGTTGCTTTTTATAGCTCTCACCATTATGCTTTTAGCAAATCCGTTGCCCTATCGGCACGGATTTATACTGCTATTTCCTGCCTTTTATCGTCAGCGAGTTGATGACATTCTGAACAAATGTGCAACTTCGTTGACTGGCTGGATAAAAGGCACGCTCCTTACTATGCTGGTCATTGCCTCATTCAGCTATGTCGGACTGTTGATTTTGGGAGTACCATTGCCATTAGTTAATGCTATTTTGGCAGGATTATTAGAATTTATCCCGAATGTTGGGCCAACCTTGAGCGTGATTCCACCTGCACTGCTAGCATTAAGTGAAGAACCTTGGAAAATCGCCGCAGTTGTAGCCTTATATTTTGGAATTCAGCAGGTTGAAAGTCTAATTATAGTGCCTTTAGTGATGAAAAGCCAAGCATCTCTTTTGCCAGCAGTTACTTTAGTAGCAGTGGTCTTTTTTGGCAGTTTTTTCGGGTTTTTAGGTGTATTTCTAGCCGTCCCGTTAGTAATTGTTTTCCAAACTTGGATTAAAGAGGTTTTGGTCGAGGATGTACTCAACAATTGGCAGGAAAACAAAAAAGATAATCACGAAGAAAAAGTATTAGCTGTGGTAGATGGCAAGTCTGAATCATCTGTTGAAAACAGTTGA